The Sesamum indicum cultivar Zhongzhi No. 13 linkage group LG6, S_indicum_v1.0, whole genome shotgun sequence genomic interval TCAAAAAGTCACGTGAAGGCCATGTGACTTTTTTCAGGACTGAGGCAAATTTTCGACTAAatgtgtaccaaaattgagcttttttaagttataaagGACTATAATAGAACCCTAATAAATTaccggactaaaataataattacctGAAGTTAGGAGACTAAAATTACCTTTAATCCATAGAATATTGATATGCATCAACTTATAATGAAGAGTATGCATCTATAATAATTCTACCATGTCCGAGTTGAATTATGACATGGGATTTCAATTTAGACATGATACAAACTAAACTCAGTTCAAgctaatatttattcatacaTAAGCTTAATCAACCTGTCTGATTCAAGCTTCATCCCAAACTTACTAAACATCAATTACCAAAACATATCCAAACTCCATTACATGGTTCAACACATGACTCAAATCAACCACTCCTGTTGGGCTTGCCAGAGATAAAATCCAcctgaaaagaaagaaaggaaagaaaaataaaaaataaaaatgcaacaCCAATCAAGAACAGTTAAATGTAAGAGATCCCCTTTGGAAAACACTAAGGGTGTGTTTGtttgaattgataaatttggATAGGATGaaagtattttgaaaatatgatttCAAATGACTCCGTTTGAAATGAatctaaaattcatttatatttatcaaaatttagtttaaaatttaaaatgaaaaaatttgaaattctttatgtttaaaattatcaaagcaCATCAAAGAATTTGTTGtgaaaaatttgcaatttaaaaaatttcaaatccttcaatccaaatacaacCTAAGTTAAAAAACCctttaagaaaaagatagCGTAACTCTAAACTTGTAAATGAATGGGTATGAGTACTCAGACCCATAGCCATAAATAGTCGTAATGATTacagtaaattacaaccaccttccataaaatttggtttaattatgaatattttctcGTTATTTGAGAATTTATGAATACCtccctaaaataaaaaataattatgtaattgcTAAATGGTTGTGGAaattatgcaacttttgaaaggcagttttagtccatatgcactcacttcacataggggtaaaattgtccgaaaatctgccagatgactaaaaataagtaatttggtaagttactggacctaaacaaatatggacatagttatcgaaaaaattaaaaattaggcatacttagcggactaaaatgatatttttccctaatatttttcatagctaaaatgcaattttaacCCTAATCAAGAGACAAAAACACAAGCTTGTGCTGTGTTTGTgtgtttgatgaaaatgaaaaagggtAAATGGGAATAGATTGTAATATTTGTTGTGGTACCATATCAGCAGTAGCAGGAATCCAGTCATTAGTAGCAGGATTTCCCCTGCATGAGGCGTGGCATTCAGCAGCAGTATCTGCAGACAGGCTGAAGCCCTTCCCATTTATGCTATCCACTTTTATGAACCCTGTTCCAGTCTGCAGTATATCACACCGATGAGTGATTGAcgcataattttttcaaataaaaaaatataactaaattagattataatttaaaagttggATCACATATGATACACGTATTGATGTGATATTAGTCTGTGACACAAATATGTGATAAAAGATCCATACcattttcagtattttttatttccttcttcactttcattcattaaatttcaaatgaatcaCAAGATCAAGATTATTGTAGCTTAGTATTTGTTttaaatgacaattttaaaagttttttgggtaattatattttgccattcgAACAATGtccgtttttacactttgttgtcaatttttttttttggtcaacttaccatctcaacttacCATATATTGGCCGCTTTTTTTGTTGAGTTTTTTGTcggaaaaacatcacatgctgtgtatatgtgaaaaatattacctcatataacatttatatatcacatgtgcattACTGATGTTTTTTCGACCAAAACCTTGATTGAAAAACAATTACAAAcggcaaagtgcaaaattttctaaagttAAGATACtaagttgacaaaaaaaaattaaataccaaaatataaaaacagttatagttcaaaaaacaaaatatagttaaCCCTAAATTTGATTGCAATGAAGAAATATTAACAAGAAATGATGGGAGCATGGAGGTTTAGGATTGATGATACCGTGTGATGCTGCTTGTCAACGCCATTGAGATCACTGTAATATTTGGTTTCCACAAACTCGTCGTCAGCCGTACTTCCTTTGTAAACCAGCTTCTGCAGTACAACATGTAATgttagttcaaaattaaaaagctcattaaaattgatatttagctaaatttagggaaaaatattattttagtcgaCTAAATAtgtttagttttaattttagttcaataactatgtctatttttgtttaggtccagtaactcactaaattgcttacttttagtcatttgacatattttcggacaattttacccctatgagagcatatggactaaaattgtctttcaaaagttgcataggggtaaaattgtccgaaaatctgctaaaggactaaaagtaagcaatttcgtaagttactagacctaaacaaaaatggacatagttatcggactaaaattaaaattaggcatacttagcggactaaaataatatttttctcctaaatttatttaaaaagatctGCTAAGGTTAAATGAATCGGGTCATATAATCGGCTACTTATTATCAATGgctataattcaaaaataatatttctagtAATATGACACCcttttacttatatattacaccctacaatataaaaatattattagaaaaatattgaataaaggctaaaattgaaagttttggataatttcttttgttgacatgaatatttttaactcAAACCCAAACAAGAGGGGTATGGAGAATTCTCATATGGggcgtaaatataattttaaaacatctatagttaaaagtataattttgtatttttaaatgagatataagtttaattaaccttaaaataaaacataaagcTTGTAATGTTAATTCTATTAACTgaagaaattatacttttgataACTGAACAACACCATTTATTCGATTTCAATCCCAAAACAACCACAtacattctcttttttttattgttttggtCATTCTACAATTGTTtgttaatggttaattaaaatttaggaataattacgtTCTTCTTCCCTGAGGTTTGGCGTAATCACACCTAAACTTtctttgatttgaaaaattacatcatgCACTCCTGAGGTATACTTcattctaataaataaattcatctgTTAGTCacaattcaccgaatttgctgatattagtgaaaaattgaagaaaaaaaaatctatatttactctcaattgacttattattgatttattgcatgtcggataatctttttatgagcaaattaccctcatatgtcTTCACTCGTCAATGAATGTGAGGATGCATATCTTTACcattataaggataatttagtcgagaaaaaattgtttgatttacattaatttagtaataagtcaattgggggtaaatatcaattgtGATTCAATTCTTTTGTCAATAGCAGTAAATTCAACGATTGTTGACTAATGtagagacttatttgttagacgaaaacgAAATTCAagagtactaaatataatttaccaaaGCATAGGGAGTCTAGGTATAAGATTACACCAAAACTGagtgagtgtaattatccataaaGTTTATCATGATCTCTATTATGATCTAATTATTTGCATAATCTTGAGTAATAGCCGAATTATGAGTCATAATTTTAActgcaattaatattttcagctCGAAACAAAAGTCGACGACCTTCCTAAATTGCCACTGATTACTATATATTCACtataattttggtaaaaatgcaagcaaccctattgtgatatcataaatgagtaaattaccccttatgaaaaaataaatagcgatttactttcctatattttttaaaatacaacaatttaccttcctataatttttaaaatgaagcaatttttaCCTCCCTtatataggaaggtaaattgctttattttaaaaagtacaagggggtaaattactatatttttgtCATAGGGGGTAatgtactcattttcaatatcacaggaagctaaattgctattcacccctATAATTTTCCACTTTCGAATATAAGAACCAGCAGCCAGAAAAGATCACATTTcttacaacaatttacccctttgaaaaaatgaatttataaataataacaacatatacacacacagtATCTAAAATCAAACCTGTACATCATCCTTCTCAAGACGTTGGAAGTGAAGATATTCAGGAATGACAGTGTCATGGGCTGAAAAGCCATCCACATATGCAGAAGAGTAGTCGCTGCGTTGAGGCTTGGTGTGCCGCTTGGGCGCTGCCCGGTCGAAGTAGTCTCGGGTGGCGGCCTCCACCCTCGCCGCTGCCTCCCCGTTCAAGTGAACATCGCTGCGACTCGGCCTCACCATACGCTCCATACCTCAGTCAAGTTTTTTTCTCTTGGACAAGTGATCTAAGGAATCGAGGAGATATTTGAATTGCTCAAGGGCTTGAGATATTTTCTTCCAGACAAGATATTTGTTTAGTACTTTTCGCCATGTGTGACAATAATTCAACCCAAGTATTAAGCTTATCTAGTTggtaacaaaattaaagtgtCTGAGAGGATTTGGACCCCAGTTATTGAGGTTGTCGTTGCTTCtgatttcttttcattctttttatttttttaaactgcGTATGAATTACTGCATTTacaataatgaatttcaaattttaaggaaaaatatttgaattttatcatttcaaatatttcaaatttttactctaatttaaactatatttgaTTGGATAGTGATTGGACAAAAATGAGACCAACTAGATGTTAATTAATCAGAAGTGCAATTTAGCACAATTAttctataatataatacaaacctctttttctctttttgtctTTCCCTCCTCTCAATTATGAACGTggtatttatactaaaagTTGGTAATATGGGTTAAAACCCATGGTTCCAACTAGGCCTGTCAATAGGCGAGTATCGTCCTACACAGAATCGGTCCTAACAGATACCCATAGCAAATTTTTCATACCCTATTTGTGTCCTACCATATAATATACCTATAGGGTTTTACCTAAATTATACCCAAAAGAATTGGGTAAAGTTTGGGTCTTAGCCATTTGAGACCCACttaattttatctcttttataatatatttggaatggGGATGAaacagttttattttttctgctACACTTTTGGTTCGCCCCTGGCCACGTTTTTAGGCCAGGGATCTTGGTAATGCGACTCGAATGGTTGTTGGTTTCATACTTGCTGTTCACTTTAGGGAGTGAAGCTATGTTCTTGATGTGTCGCTATTTGTAGGTTCTGTTATGATGAGGGGTCGCCCCTTTTGTTCTTGGAGGGAGATTGTCAAAACCTCTCTGCATGGAGGGCCCCTTGCGCTTTATTTTTCGTGGATGTAGCCTTCATGATGCTACTTGACTGGAGATTCTTGTCCTCCTTGTTGACGGGTGCCTTCTAAGGATTCCAAGTAAGGATCCCTTAGACAGACCTTGTTGAGGTTAGTGAAGCGAGTGCAAATTCTCCACTACCCTCCGGATTTCGACACCACTACTACATTTGCGAACTAATCAATATTTTGTACTTCCATCACATACTCTACTGCAAGTAGTTTTTCGCCCTCATTTTCAATGGTCTGATTTCTTTTAGTGGACCAAAGTTTCTGCATTTCTGCCTTACTGGTTTTGCTTTTGGATCAACGTTTATCAATTGCAGCCCATGCAAACATAACCACATTTTTTCCTAGAAATTCAATCAATAACAACTCCATACCGAGAGAATATGACTTCCTATCCTCGCAGTCATGTCCTCTTTTCCTAGAATTaactctttaattttatagtcTAATGGTTCCATCCTTTTAACTCTTTTCTCCTTGAACTTTTGCTCAACCTCAAGGTCTGATACCTGTCCTCCTGCCTTCTTTTCAATTCGCATGTTcgatattgaatttgtttttaactaCCGTGTGATAACATGgtcttgctttttttttttatctcccTTCACTTGCCCAATACCAATTTTGGTTGGAAATTTCATCTTCAAGTGGTATGCTGATACTATTGCTTGAAAATGGTCCAATGTTTGACACCctaatatcatattataagCAAAAGAGGTGTCCACCACCAAATACCATACTATTAAGGTTCTCCTACACGGTTTAGCTCCTAACGAAGTCGGCAGATCAATAGTTCCAACTGGAGCAATTGCTCCTCCTCCAAAAATCCTACAAGTGGTGTGTTCATTGTTTTGATGTTGGCTAAGGGCATATCTATGCTCTCTAACACATGTCTAAAGATGATGTCAGTTGACCTTCCATTATCTACCAGCACCTTCTGGATAGCGAAATTGGCCACATCTATGGTTATAACCACTGGATCATCATGTCGAAAGAGGATTCCTTCAAGGTCCCTATCATCAAATGTAATACCTCCCAATCTTGTCACAATAGACAACACAACCGGtttataatgattatcatCAAAAGTTTATCCGGACCTTACATGTTTTTCTCCTTTGATTTGATGGGTCCCCACAAGTGCGATTTCCAAAAATTTGTTGATCACTCCTCTCATGGGCTGGTTGTCATCTTCATAGCTTAGAGTCCTTCGATGCGGGCTTACTGGGTCCTCTCTTGGTGCCTTTTCTCATGGCTTTTGAACTGCTCCTTCCCCACATGCACTCTTTGCGCCTGTCAGATTTCTTAGCCTCATGATTTGCAGTAAACTCTTTTTGGTATTCCTACCTTATCAACCTCTCAGTTTCCTCCTTTAGTTGGAAACAATCTTTAGTATCATGCCCTCTATCCttgtgaaatttgcaataGAATTTTAACCCTTTCTTTGATGGAGTTAGCCTAGTTTTGCGAGGCCACTATAGCAATCTTTTCTCAAAACTCAGTAAATTTTGTCTTTGTTGTAGTCAAAGGGTGTGTACTCGTGGAACTTCTTATATTTTGGGTGTGGGTCTTCTTTACTTGCAGGATTTGCTCTGTCTTAAAccatatttgttcttttttttatcctCTTCTTTCGACGTTTTGGACCttccattcattttctttgagGAGGTTCATTTCTTCGTCTtgtatgtatttttctataattaaatgtaatcCTCCACATCCACATGCAGATCTCTAGCTAATGCAGAAGCTATAGTTCCTTTCTTCAGAACATGAATCAAGATAGAAGTCATCATATCAACTTTCAGTTCAGGTACCTCAAGCACCTCGGTGTTGAATTTATCAATGAAGGCTTTTAAAGTTTCATCATCTTTCTATCTAATGGTGAACAGATACGTTGCAGATCTCGTCGTGGGTCTTGACGGTGTTTGAAGGGCATAGGAAATATCTCCACATAAATACTTGAATTCAAAATCTCTTAATTGGTGTGAATCAGTAtcatattaaatgattattttatttgaaaattttaaattatttaaacaatttttttaatgttaatattCATCAACCACGGGTGGTGGTTTTACACTTGGCATATGCCCATTCCTTAGAAAGGTTTCAAAAAGGCCCGTGAGCTTAGCCGCGTCGGCCTCAACTCTCCACTCACGAATTCGCATGTGACTCGGTTTCTAAAGGCACCGACTACAGTAACAACTGTATTCTTGCAAATATCACTCTCTTTCATTAGGAAAAAAGACAAAGAAGGAACTGTTACAGCGTATGCGTAAGAATAGTAATTGTGGCTCCAAGTAAATTCGAGGAACcctaaatgagaaaaaatcaTGATGGGTACGGTCCTACCTACTATGAAGTAGCAGTCATTGCTATACCATATACGATTTGCGTAGTATCTACATTTCTTGGACTGTCCGAAGATTTTTCCTCATAAGTTTCGAGGGTGTTTTAGTGTATTTGTTAAGTTATTTTTGGTTGTTTATTTTGTAGTGTTTTTAAAGACCTCACAGCCCTCCTCTTCTTTCTTGATAAGTGAAGCTACAGTGCTCGTGCTCCCGTTCTTTCTGTTAAAGGGTGGAGGATTCCTTCGGGGGATCTCGCCGGAGTAATTCTTCCGGTGagttcttattcttttttgggtTCCGCTTTTATGAGTTTCTGTGCCGTATTAAACTGCGTTTTCTTGATCCGGTTTTAATGGGGAGGGAGTGTAATGATTAGAAGCACTGGGGGGATGTTgagttttgtttatttttaattgggtTTTGTGGAACGTGGATTTTGACTTAAAATTGTTCggtttttgtttaattctgTTGCAGGGTTTTTGTTGAGTTTAGAGGAAGGAAAGCAGTGGGGAGGGCTCTGCTTTTTCCCCCGATCCGAATCCAAGAAGTGTGaaaatttctcttttcaagAGAGAaaagttcttttctttttctctccctTTCAGTCTGCTCTTTTGTTGATTCATTGTAGAGAAATGGGATTGAAAGTTGCTGCAAGTTCTTTACATTGGTCACAATCGACAGTTCCTCACTTGCCATCTTCTTCGCAAACATTAGCGTCAGCGATTTCCTCCCCGTCGTCCTCGAAACGACGTTCGCTTAGCTGCGATGGAGCTCTCATCTGCCTGTACGTGGAGAGCTCGGCCCTGTTGTTGGGTGGCCCCCAGTCCTGCAAGCGCAACACGTCTCGATCTTGTAATAGTAGGAGATCCCGGGTTGGAACTATCAGAAGAGCATTGAGTGCTAGCTTGGATTCGTTTTCAGATGAAGAATTCTCCAAGAAGATTGAAGAATCGGCCCTCAGGTTTCAACGCAGCGATGACAATGAGGGTGAGAGTGCAAGAACTGATGATTCTGGGCAAGCAAGGTTGGAAAATGCGGACGCTGCTTCCAGTGCTGAGGATAAGTTCTTGGAAAATTTGAAGCAGTTTGATGCTTTAGAGCCACCTGATTTTCCGGAACGAGATGAAATAATTCCTGCTAACATTGAGAGGAAGGCGAATAGGGTTGAAATTCCGTTGTCCCTTAGAATAATAAAGCGGA includes:
- the LOC105165170 gene encoding uncharacterized protein LOC105165170, coding for MERMVRPSRSDVHLNGEAAARVEAATRDYFDRAAPKRHTKPQRSDYSSAYVDGFSAHDTVIPEYLHFQRLEKDDVQKLVYKGSTADDEFVETKYYSDLNGVDKQHHTTGTGFIKVDSINGKGFSLSADTAAECHASCRGNPATNDWIPATADMVDFISGKPNRSG